Part of the Caldanaerobius fijiensis DSM 17918 genome is shown below.
GCATTAAGGCGTGTAAAAGAAGAAACTGGCTTAAATCACCTAACAATTATCTCGTCTGCTGGGGAAACAAGTTATGAGTTCTTTTCTATTACAAGGCAAATTCCTGTATGCAATGAAATCACATGGTATATAATGGTAACAGATGATCAATCATTTAATATCAGCAAAAAAGACGGTTTTACAGGAGGAGGATTTTATCCAATTGATGAAGCATTGTTGAAAATCACTTATAGCCAGGATAAGGCGTTGGTTAATTTATCGTATAAAAAATATCGAAACATAATTCAAGAAGCCCTTGTTTAAAATTTATTTTTAAAATCTTTTGTGGTAAAACGCGTTGTTGGCTTGTAACGCGTTTTCTTTTATTATATAATTTAACAGGGGTTGGTTTATGTTAAGCGAATTTATAACTGTAAAAGACGAGGGCAGTGCAGAAATAATTATTAATAAATCTCGTTTTATAGGATATGCAAAATATACTCCCGATGAGAAAAGTGCTCATCTATTTATAAATAATATAAAAGAACGGCATAATGATGCGACTCATAATGTATATGCGTATATATTAGGAGATAGTGGGGAAATACAACGGTTTAGCGATGATGGGGAACCTTCTGGTACTGCAGGTATGCCCGTTTTAGAGGTGATAAAAAGGGAACAACTGATATATGTGACTGTGGTGGTTACACGTTACTTTGGTGGTATATTGTTGGGAGCAGGGGGGCTTATAAGGGCTTATAGTAAAGGGGCAAAAATAGCCATTGATGCAGCAGGAATTGTGAAAAAGGTTTTACATGCCATTGTAAAAATTAAAATTGATTATACTTCACTGGGAAAAATACAGAACTATTTATCAAAACAAGGATTAAGGGTTGTTGACATTCAGTATTCAGAAACAGTTGATCTTATTATTGCTGTACCTCATGATAAAATCAATTATGTTAATCACGCTATAATGGATATGACTTATGGAAAAGCTAAAATTGATATAACCGGCTATGAATATTATGAAATGGAGTGATGAATATGTATAGCTATATAGAAGATGCATTAGACCAAAAAGTCTGGGCAGTGGTGGGAGCAACTCCCAATAAAGAGAAATATGGTTATAAGATATACAGAAAGCTAAAAGATAACGGATATGAGGTATACCCAGTTAACCCTCTGTATGAAAGTATTGATGGAGATACCTGCTATCAAAACCTCAAATCGCTTCCTGTTGTTCCCAGGGTTATAGACATGGTAGTTGCACCTAAGTTTGGCATGCATTATGTAGATGAAGCGGGGATTTTAGGAGTAGAATATATATGGTTTCAACCAGGGGCAGAGAGTGATGAACTTATAGAGGCCGCAAAGTCAAAGGGTTTAAAGGTTATATATAACGCCTGCGTACTTTTGGAATCAAAATAATCCCTCTTCACCAGTGTTTTTTCCCGCTTTTTTTATAAAGTATTTCATATATACCCATTAAGATCAAGAACACCGCAAACATCCTTTTTAAAATCATTGACGACAGCCATATAGCTATGTAAGCTCCTAAAATACTACCCATTATGCCTCCTGGAATTAGTGATATAATAATCTTGAAAATGAGGTTGTTATTTTTATAGTGGGTGATCAATGCGGCGGTCGCCATTGGTATAAAAACCAAGAGATTTACGCTTTGAGCTATGTGCTGGTCGACGCGACTAAATATGCTCAGAGCGGGGATAAGTATGGTGCCACCGCCTATCCCCATTCCGCCTATGATTCCAGATAAGATCCCTATTATAAAAAGGATCATGAAAACCACATCCTTAAAGCAGCGATTATCATAAAAGTACCAAATATTTTTTTTAATGAGTCTGAAGATAATTTATTTAATAACCTCGCTCCAATGTATCCACCTAATATACTTCCTGCACCAACTTTAAAAGTTAAAGGCACATCGTAAATGCCATTTTTTATGTAGATAAACGAGCTTATAAGAGCAAAGGGCAAGATTACAGCTATAGCCGATGCATGGGCCTTGTGGTCCTCGATGAGGAATAGAAATACGAGGGCAGGTACCACAATAGTACCTCCTCCAGATCCAAAAAGTCCATTTAAAATACCCGTTATAAATCCTAGTGCTAACAGTTTGATTGTTTTTTTCATTTTATCACCTTTTATATTATTTACAGAAGTTATCAGTATATACATGGGCAGCATGAGTTTACACCGTTGACATAGTGTGATAAAATGTAATTTGGCATTTGAGAGATGTTGAGGAGGTTTTTATATATGTCTGGACATTCTAAATGGGCTAATATAAAACACAAAAAAGAGAAAACAGATGCTCAAAAAGGTAAATTGTTTACTAAATTAACAAAAGAAATAATAATGGCAGCAAAGGAAGGCGGAGGAGACCCTAATGCCAATAGCAAGCTTAGGGATGCTATTGCTAAAGCCAAGGCAGCTAACATGCCTAGTGAGAATATTACGAGGGCTATAAAGAGAGGCACAGGTGAGTTAGAAGGTGTCAGTTACGAAAGTATAACCTATGAAGGCTATGGGCCTGGCGGTGTTGCTATAATTGTAGAAGCACTTACTGACAACAGAAAT
Proteins encoded:
- a CDS encoding NUDIX hydrolase, with the protein product MLKRICAGGVVFRGDSVFLLRNEKNEWVLPKGVIRNGELAVDVALRRVKEETGLNHLTIISSAGETSYEFFSITRQIPVCNEITWYIMVTDDQSFNISKKDGFTGGGFYPIDEALLKITYSQDKALVNLSYKKYRNIIQEALV
- a CDS encoding YigZ family protein — translated: MLSEFITVKDEGSAEIIINKSRFIGYAKYTPDEKSAHLFINNIKERHNDATHNVYAYILGDSGEIQRFSDDGEPSGTAGMPVLEVIKREQLIYVTVVVTRYFGGILLGAGGLIRAYSKGAKIAIDAAGIVKKVLHAIVKIKIDYTSLGKIQNYLSKQGLRVVDIQYSETVDLIIAVPHDKINYVNHAIMDMTYGKAKIDITGYEYYEME
- a CDS encoding CoA-binding protein, with protein sequence MYSYIEDALDQKVWAVVGATPNKEKYGYKIYRKLKDNGYEVYPVNPLYESIDGDTCYQNLKSLPVVPRVIDMVVAPKFGMHYVDEAGILGVEYIWFQPGAESDELIEAAKSKGLKVIYNACVLLESK
- a CDS encoding sulfite exporter TauE/SafE family protein, which produces MILFIIGILSGIIGGMGIGGGTILIPALSIFSRVDQHIAQSVNLLVFIPMATAALITHYKNNNLIFKIIISLIPGGIMGSILGAYIAIWLSSMILKRMFAVFLILMGIYEILYKKSGKKHW
- a CDS encoding sulfite exporter TauE/SafE family protein translates to MLPMYILITSVNNIKGDKMKKTIKLLALGFITGILNGLFGSGGGTIVVPALVFLFLIEDHKAHASAIAVILPFALISSFIYIKNGIYDVPLTFKVGAGSILGGYIGARLLNKLSSDSLKKIFGTFMIIAALRMWFS